The sequence AGAGGAGGGAACGCCGGCCCGGAGCAGGCCAATGCCGCCGAGCGCCAGGGCAACCAGGGTTAAACCAAACAAACGCAGCGGGGCCGCCGAAAACAAGGGCAATACATAAGGCGACTCGTTGGGAGCGCCGGCGGCCCGGAAAAAAGCGTCAACTGTGCTGTAGAGGGCGGTCAACAAGAGGGCCAGGGCAAAAGGCCGCAAGCCGGACCAGCCCCGCTTATACGCCATTCCGGCCAATCCCCCCCCGGCCAGTAAAAGCAGGCCGCCCAAAAGGGTAACGGCCAGCCCATTAGTCAACAGCGGCGGCCAGGCGTCGGGCAGAAAAGTGGTCAATATCCCCACCAGGATGGGGGCGCAAATCAACCAGCCCAAAAGCAGAAAAAAAAGGGAAAGTTGCCCCATTGAAGGCGGGCGCAATTGAGGATTGGGGAAGTTTTGCATGTTTAAAGCAAATCCTGGGCAGTTTGTTGCTTCATTGTTTACAACAGTTGCCGGAACTCTTCTATTTCTAATCTCGCCTGTTTTAAGATATGGGCCAATGTAGACCTTTTAACCGGACGATGGGCCGGCACAGTAATTTTGAGCACCTCGTCGCCAATGCGTTTTTGTAAACGAATATGGCTACCGCGTTGGCGTACAACAACCCAACCATCCCTCTGTAAAGCTTTGATGATTTGGGTGAATGATAAGCTGGGCGTCTTACTCATAACTCAATTTCTTGTATCAAAACTTTTTCATCTAATACCCAGTCATCTTCAACCGGCTCAAGGTAAAGCTCAATTGCCTCCTGAATATTGTTTAGGGCTTCCTGTTCGCTTTCTCCTTCACTAATACAGCCGGGAAGTGAGGGAACGTAAGCAGTAAAACCACCTTCTTCGCTTGGTTCCAAAACTATTTTAAAACGCATCCATCTGCTCCTATGGGGTTACAATACAATCTCTACATTCAGTAAGCTCAACACAGTTTGAATGGGATTGATCAGCGTGGCCACATTAGAACCGGCAAAGAGCAAGCCAACCATGTACCCTTGTTCATCTAAAACTGCCGATCCGGAATCGCCGCCGGCGCTCATGCCGTTGGCCATCAGTTGGTCGGTAAAAGTAGCAATGCGCCCGTTATACTCAACCGACGTGGTGACTTCAATTTGCACAATTTGCCCGCGCGTGTGGTCGGTGGTGCGGCCTGTTTTTTGCACGTTTGTGCCCAGGGTAGCTTGATGCACGCCTTTGGGACGGCCGATTTTAAGAATTTCCGGGTTAAATTGGTTGGGGTTCAGGGGGCGAGCCAGGGCAACGTCTATCAGGTTTTGGCCGGGGGAAGCGCGGTAGGCCGTCATCCGGTGTTGAGAGCCTAAGGCCTGGGCAATGGCATTGAGCGCCTTTTCCAGACCGGTCGCCACATTACAATCTGAGCTGGTGCCGCCAAAATCAATGGGAATATATTCGGCCAGGGTGGCCACCTGGTCGGCCAGCGTGCCGCCGTCGTAGCGGGCCGGTTGAATGATAGCATCGCCGGGCCGGGCCTGGTTGACATTGGCCAACACGTGATTGTTGCTGAGGATGAAAATCTCGCTGCCACGCCGCACCAGGCAACCCAAAGTGCCGGCCGTCACTTCAACATGACCAATAGACACGCCGGCGGGAA is a genomic window of Anaerolineae bacterium containing:
- a CDS encoding trypsin-like serine protease, which encodes MHIELDQAISIKRQNLNHLFSRRNVVGVGVGYKESEGVLTDELAVVVNVAQKVPKAQLAESDTVPRDLDGVRTDVVETGRFLAGQGYAQGTKDRWRPTIPAGVSIGHVEVTAGTLGCLVRRGSEIFILSNNHVLANVNQARPGDAIIQPARYDGGTLADQVATLAEYIPIDFGGTSSDCNVATGLEKALNAIAQALGSQHRMTAYRASPGQNLIDVALARPLNPNQFNPEILKIGRPKGVHQATLGTNVQKTGRTTDHTRGQIVQIEVTTSVEYNGRIATFTDQLMANGMSAGGDSGSAVLDEQGYMVGLLFAGSNVATLINPIQTVLSLLNVEIVL
- a CDS encoding type II toxin-antitoxin system HicB family antitoxin; its protein translation is MRFKIVLEPSEEGGFTAYVPSLPGCISEGESEQEALNNIQEAIELYLEPVEDDWVLDEKVLIQEIEL
- a CDS encoding type II toxin-antitoxin system HicA family toxin, whose protein sequence is MSKTPSLSFTQIIKALQRDGWVVVRQRGSHIRLQKRIGDEVLKITVPAHRPVKRSTLAHILKQARLEIEEFRQLL